Proteins encoded in a region of the Pieris napi chromosome 5, ilPieNapi1.2, whole genome shotgun sequence genome:
- the LOC125049532 gene encoding cubilin-like, with protein MTYFFLKFLLLILCIVRSKSDIYKNRPKIKTADGDLIIESSYNKNIYLKPNGPRSSIFVGNINLLDINITKKEEIWTPSVEYSDSERGNKIGNLNDIMGRIERLESFSTTLPSTISLNVTYLTRQINTLRNRIRTIQSLINRKGKDECQSHPCENGGTCLNLVNGYYCLCPSNWKGVNCDEDVNECRNYAGTDLGCQNGATCINRPGSYDCICKPGWFGLHCTRKERNCTGNDFEICGHGTCLQVTTGIGIKCLCNQGWTTNDTSVACLTDVNECLSSQGPRCSVNPPVDCINLPGSFVCGSCPVGYEGDGYICHDVDECLTLSNGGCSLSPRVSCHNTIGSRLCGPCPPGYEGDGVTCTWRGSCSINRGGCHPSAQCVETPGYGGQIVQCVCPRGMSGDGIGTNGCFVASNDLSNGTGCENYPCGAYGVCHPLRFGYTCICDEGYGGVHCDIQSSICSNNPCLNGGTCRSDGRSARRFRCECIAMFTGDLCQLRVEICGGVLDAEEVEGLFHSTLWIQLM; from the exons ATGACTtacttttttttgaagtttctACTCTTAATTCTATGTATTGTGCGCTCAAAGagtgatatttataaaaatcgaccaaaaattaaaacagccGATGgtgatttaataattgaatcttcctacaataaaaatatatatttaaaaccaaatgGACCAAGATCAAGTATTTTTGTTGGAAACATAAATTTACTGGACATCAATATTACCAAGAAAGAAGAGATTTGGACGCCATCCGTTGAATACAGCGACAGTGAACGAGGTAATAAAATTGGAAATCTCAATGATATTATGGGAAGAATTGAACGCTTGGAAAGCTTTAGTACAACATTGCCTTCtactatttctttaaatgtcaCATATCTCACACGacaaattaatacattaagaAACAGGATACGCACCATTCAGagtttaattaatagaaaaggAAAGGATGAATGTCAGTCACATCCTTGTGAGAACGGCGGGACGTGTTTAAATCTTGTCAATGGATATTATTGCTTATGTCCGTCCAATTGGAAAGGAGTTAATTGTGATGAAGATGTCAATGAATGTAGAAATTATGCTGGAACAGATTTAGGATGCCAAAATGGTGCTACATGCATTAACAGGCCTGGCTCTTACGACTGTATATGTAAGCCCGGATGGTTTGGCCTACACTGTACCAGAAAAGAGAGAAATTGTACTGGCAATGACTTTGAAATTTGCGGGCATGGCACCTGTTTACAAGTTACCACTGGTATCGGAATTAAGTGCCTCTGTAATCAGGGATGGACAACAAATGACACGAGTGTCGCATGTCTCACTGACGTAAATGAATGTTTATCATCTCAAGGTCCTCGGTGTTCCGTAAACCCACCCGTCGATTGCATTAACCTACCTGGTTCATTTGTTTGTGGGTCATGTCCTGTCGGTTATGAAGGAGATGGTTACATTTGTCATGATGTCGATGAATGTCTCACTTTGTCCAACGGTGGATGCAGTTTGAGTCCGAGAGTATCTTGTCATAACACGATAGGTTCTCGACTCTGTGGCCCCTGTCCACCGGGCTATGAAGGTGACGGCGTTACCTGCACATGGAGAGGTTCATGCAGCATAAACAGGGGTGGCTGCCATCCTTCCGCTCAATGCGTTGAAACTCCTGGCTATGGAGGACAAATAGTGCAATGTGTTTGCCCGCGGGGCATGTCAGGAGATGGAATTGGTACTAACGGATGCTTTGTAGCTTCAAATGATCTAAGTAATGGTACTGGATGCGAAAACTATCCTTGTGGGGCGTACGGCGTCTGTCATCCACTCCGTTTTGGATACACCTGTATATGTGATGAAGGATATGGCGGCGTTCACTGTGACATTCAATCTAGTATCTGTTCCAACAACCCCTGTTTAAATGGTGGAACGTGTAGAAGCGATGGAAGATCGGCGCGACGATTTCGATGTGAATGCATAGCTATGTTTACGGGTGATTTGTGTCAACTTCGAGTAGAAATATGTGGTGGTGTGCTCGACGCGGAAGAAG TTGAAGGACTCTTTCATTCGACTCTTTGGATCCAGCTGATGTGA